tcctTCAGGGTCCAATTATTATGTTCGTATTCTGAGCACAATTGACAGAGAGCTGCTGAAGCCCAATGCCTCAGTTGCACTGCACAAGCACAGCAATGCTCTGGTGGATGTTCTGCCTCCAGAGGCTGACAGCAGCATCATGATGCTCACCTCAGGTATTCTTAAACCATTCCTTGTTAATCCTGTATTATGATATACACTTCTGCCTTAGTTGCACCTCCGTTTTAATGTTTTACTCTGTACCTGATCCTAGATCAGAAGCCAGATGTGATGTACGCAGACATCGGAGGAATGGACATCCAGAAACAGGAAGTGAGGGAGGCCGTGGAGCTCCCTCTCACACATTTTGAACTCTATAAACAGGTATGCGCATTCAAGTGCTTGTGGAAAACAAGTGGGTGTGTGGCAGTTTTGTTTGTCCCCTCACTTTCTGCTTTTGTTCTCAGATTGGTATTGACCCACCTAGAGGGGTGCTCATGTATGGCCCACCTGGCTGTGGAAAGACTATGTTGGCAAAAGCTGTGGCTCACCACACTACAGGTAGACACAGTGGTGGTTATAGGCTATTAATAGCCGCTTTTCCACCGTCGGGTTAGCTACAGAAACTGGTGAGTCGGTGACCAATGCTGAGTGGTGGCACCACTACACACATTCTAGCAGCATGGAAAATCTAAGGCAAGAACAGTTTGTAATCGTGCCAAGCCAAACCAAGCTCAAGTGGAAATATAACTGAAACCATTCCCTATAGGTCATAGAACTGTTCTGCCCGATGGTGGAAAACTGGCTAATGCTTTTACATTTCTTAAGCTTTCTTTCATTGATGGAACAATAAATTTGTAATGATAAATTTGATCTGAAGCGCATGGTTATATTTTACAACTTTTAtaattgtgtttttatattctatAGCGGCCTTTATTCGTGTGGTGGGATCTGAGTTTGTGCAGAAGTATCTCGGAGAGGGTCCACGCATGGTTCGAGATGTCTTTCGGCTGGCCAAAGAGAATGCCCCAGCTATCATCTTTATTGATGAGATTGATGCCATTGCTACCAAGCGTTTTGATGCACAGACTGGAGGTATGCGTCTCTCACAGGTTTTCCAAATTCTGTTACCTTTTAAAGCTAGGGTTTATTAGATGTGTGTTATGTGATGTCTTAACTTTTTCTTTGTTGTgaataataaaaactattattcataatattatacactaccattcaaaagtgtggggtcagaaagttgttttttttttaaagcgattaatactttattaatgCTAATACTATTTGGCAATGACACATTAaaaagatagttcacccaaagattAAAGTcagaagaagatattttgaagaacgtcTGTAACCAAACAATTTATGGGCCCCTTTGAcgtcacatttaaatatttttacaatgcaAGTCAATGGGgttcatcaactgtttggtcacagacattcttcaaaacatcatcttttgtgttcagcagaagaaagaaattcatacaggtttgtaacAGCCTAAGGGTGATTAAACTATGacagaattacattttttttggtgaactaatcatttcaattaatcaagtgaaatttgtaattttacaaataaattatatttcaaataaatgcttttcttttgaactttattcaTGAAAGAATCCACAACAATATTAAGCAGTACAAcaatgaaaattcagctttgccattacagaaattgtgtatatttaaaattaaaatattgctggtttatttactgtatttttgatcgaATGTGACtggccccaaacttttgaacagaaaTCTACATATTGCTCAAACATATGAATTGTCATAATTCACTCAAGTCATGCTTCATCTCCTGATATCTTGATGATATTTAGGGAAAACCTAAACTGTTCACTGAGAATCTGTCCTTTGTCTTATTACttcatttaatattattttctctGTTTGTAGCTGATAGAGAAGTGCAGAGAATCTTGCTTGAGCTCCTTAATCAAATGGATGGCTTTGACCAGAATGTGAATGTGAAGGTTAGCAAAAATTGTTGGTCATCTTGATTTTTTTATGACTCTGTGATATGCTGTTACTCTCTTCATTCTGTTCTGACCTAATATGGTCTCAGCCTTTGTTGACATTCTGATTTATTCTTGCATTGACAGGttatcatggccaccaacaggGCTGACACACTGGACCCAGCCCTTTTGCGCCCTGGTAGACTGGACCGTAAGATTGAGTTCCCTCTGCCTGACCGTCGACAGAAACGGCTGGTGTTCACCACCATTACCAGCAAGATGAACCTTTCCGAGGAGGTTGATCTAGAGGACTGTATCCTTCTGACTCTAAATGTTTTTCTCATTATGAATacaattacatttaatcatttagaaGAAGAAATGAGGAAAACACGATGCATGAGAGTAGAATAAAATATTGATAGAGAGccagtaaaaatatattttattcagcgatgatgtgataatttaatcaaaagtaacagtaaagacagaattttatatataacaaTTGTTTTTCCAcaactttcttgtttttcacatattaaaatgatttctgaaggattatgtgtcACTGAAGActgctggagtaatgatgctgaaaattcagctttgccatcacagaagtAAATGTCCAAGTTAtttgttataatatttcacGTTATTGCTATTGTTGTATTTGGATGAAATAAaggcagccttggtgagcataggAGAGTatcaaaaacataattttactgaccccaaacttttgaatgccaTCATATATCTTGTATTCGAAGATTGTTATACGTGACTGTCAAGaccaaataaatgtttaataatccTCCTTAACCGAAATGCAGACGTTGCAAGGCCTGACAAGATCTCTGGTGCAGATATCAACTCCATTTGTCAGGAGGTGAGTTAGAAGAGACAATTATGTTCATAAAAAAGgtgtaattatttatattttagttgTGAGCTACGTGTCTTCACCAATCATATGATTTAATGTTTTGATCcatcttgtttttttgtgtgtctaAAGGCTGGTATGCTGGCTGTGCGTGAAAACCGTTACATTGTGCTGGCCAAGGACTTTGAGAAGGCATACAAGACTGTTATCAAGAAAGACGAGCAGGAGCACGAGTTCTACAAGTAGAATACCGTACTAGATATCGGCTTTAGCTTTTTCCCGGTTTGTTTCAGCCTTTGTTTGTACGTACAGCGTTGAGGACCTAACACTTGATCCTTTATTTAAACCTTCAGGGTTTACACTGCTTGTACTGGGTTTTTGATTTCACAGGATTGTTTCagatttacattatataaaatatggATGGAAAAACAAACATGTACATCTTGTAAGCATTTTATGTATTCTGTTTAATGAAGAAAAAAGACCTGCTCAAAGACAACCATTAAAATTTTTCCCGTAATGACTctaaataaacatgtttttgataacAACCCTAATGAATGCTGGCAGATAATAGTTTTGGTGTTTCCAGCACAGAAATCAAACGAAGTTTAGAACATTCATATCTGACAGCTAGACAGTTGTCATCCTGCTAGTACTAACACTTGTTGGATTGGATATATACTGGCTTTTTAGTATCTACACTCTTGGGCAAAAAAAGGTTAAACACTAAGCTTTTAGTTGTCAAGGAACTTAAAAAGCCATTGCTCTCCCAGAAAAACATCAAAGACTGAATTAAGTATTTGGCAGAATATGTGAAATTTGATTCAGAGTAGTTCTTGTGTGGAGTGATGAATCACAATAAAGTGAGTTGCGTGGTGATGCACCATAGCGGCGCCTTTGAAGATCTGGTGAGAAATATTATAATCAATGTATCATTACCACAGTAAAGTTTGGAGGAAGATGTTATGATGTGGGGAGCCTTTTCAGCTGCTGCTACTGATCAGTGGCTTCACTGTGAAAAGTCATTTAATGCTGTTGAGGTACATTCGAAAAGTTGTTATATAAAGCGGAATTACCagatgttatttaaaaaataagaacaTGCTCCTTCACAAACTCCAAATGCAACCAAGAAGTGGCTTGAGAACAAGTTCGTCAGGCTCATGTTATGGCCAGGTCAGAGTCCAGATTGGAACCCTTTAGTGAATATTTGGTCTCATATTAAACTCAAATGAACTGGGAGACATTTCTTCCTGTAAAAAGCTTTACCCATATGGCTTAAACATTTGAAGAGAAAAGGGAGGCTTTTCTGTGAAACTTACGGTTTTTGTGCTTCCAGTCCAatacaacattttttaatttgtctAACAATTTAATCTATTAAGACATTTTAGGTATTATAATATGACATGATTTTTAATTCAGGATTCATTTACTGGCATTTTGAGTTACTGGCAAGTGTAGTCTTGTAGTATGAGTATTTTAACACAATATaatctaattattattttttatttttagaaattttATATAATCAGGATTAATCAGttaattatgaataatttactgtcattttgTCAATATTAACTAATCttgtaaacaacaaaaacataacTAGTCTTGAGTATTTCATTGCATAATATTAGAAAATAATTGCAAATTTTATTATGTAGTCCAGATATAATCAGTTACTATCCAGCACTGCATATAAGCCAGTGTTATTTTTGGTATCATGCAGatactattatagtttttattaatattttgaattagttattattttaatattttttagtttaaaaataaataaaacattttttttatgtatataccatagttttaatttttatttagtttcagttattttagtacattaagttaaactaaataaagctgaaatatattttatttcagcaaaagtttttaaaatagtttcaGTGAACTATAATAACCATTATGGACCCATAAAACGTTGGATGTTTctgaaaaataaacatgtactgaaaTTGCAACCAAACCTGCATTTCAAAACAAACCTcaaaatttcattattttaaaatatttgagtcTCCATTTGTATTGCTGTCTTTCACCACAAGATGGAGTTTggtaataattaaaatatgcaTTGACCCTCTGAGTATTGTGTATTGCTTTTCTTTGTTGTGTGTCAGCCACTAGTGGGCTAAATCAACACTGCATTGTTTTGTATATTCATGGATAACAACAGGTTCATCAGGCCTGCACTGTTTTAGAACAGAGATACTAAAGATTATATCCTGTGTCGCCGCCTACGCCAATATCAAATGTCTGCTTatccaaatatctaaaatttGCATTTGAAGTGACTACTCTCCTTTAGGTTTAGTGCTGTTGCGCTTCATTTATAATTACTTTGTTTGCTGCTCTTATCATTTTATCATTTGGCTAAAGAACTTTATTATATGCCACTGATTACAGACATGTTGGATTATGATCTTACCTGTACTTTATGTCCAGCCAATATGTGTGTTATGGCCTTTTACTGTGACAGTGATTTTGTGCCGCaccttaattttatttaattcatgtgaATTTACCAATGTATGATTATCTAGTTCAGCAGATTGATCTTAAAAATGTCTTATCTTAATTGCAAAGAGGGAACAAtgtaatcatttatgaactatGGGTGCCTGGTGTAAGACTGGATAGTGTTGCAACATAGGTTAAAGTTTAGCCGATTATAAATGAGCTACAGGAATGAAATCACAACAGTACAGGATCATCATGAGGTGACATCAGAAGATTCTGTTGATAATGATCTCATTAAAGAATTCATGAAGCTTATCAGAGAAATTGTCAGGAAAAGAGCCTAACAATACATTTCATCCTTCACTAAGGGTGTATAACTAGCTTACCAACAAAGCATAGGTTTGTTAACGATGTTTTGACATGCTCTTTCAAAtacaaaagttaaaaaaaagaaacgttAATAAAAGTTTTTATGCTAAAACGTGCCACAATTTCAGCTATAATGTGCTGCATATACACACTATTACACAGAAGTTGCACAGAAATCGTTTTTTTAGGCTTAGATCCATACAAAATCTTCAgtcttttaaaagaaaattgcAGGAGGGCAAGCAAAGAAAGCAAACAAGAAGAGAGAAGAAAAACGGAAAGAAAGGGTGTAGATACATTTTGTGGGGGTTTTTCCTAATCTGTAACAAAATATTTGACACATACACCCAACACCCAACCATGTTAGCAAAACACAGTGAACTATGTTGTAGGCTAGAAATACTGATTTAGGCTACATTCATATTAGGGATGAATAGATTGCAGCTGTTTGAAGCAGACGAGTGTTATATCAAGGTTAATGATAGGCCTACATGccacaaaaacattttattttactcatACAAAAAAAAGCGCTGCATCCCTTACTACGCAAAAGGAGGAAAAGTGGTCTAGTGTGCGCGCACATACGCTCATCACAGCACAGCAGCGTGAGCGCGCATCACTTCCTGTGCATGCTGGGCGCTTTCAACTCCGACAGGACAACCGTCGGAGTCGACGAAGTCATACAGATAGACAGGAGTTACGGGATATTTGGGCGAATGCTCAACCAAACTGTCCGAGATTAATCAGGTAAGTTCTAAAGTCTCATATCAGGATCTTTCCCCCCTAATTTGTCCTCTGCTGTAGTGTAATTTCCTCACCTTCTGGAGGGTTAGTGAGTAACGTTATGTGAGAAGCCCCAGTTGTGCTAGCCTGCTGTAGCTAACCGTACTGGCTCTGTGACGGTGGGCTGCTCAGCATCATTTCCTCTCAAGTTGGGGACTACAACAAAACCCCATGTTTATGGGGAAACTACTTTTTTTTGCGATTTACAGGCGCTCTAATCACACCTACAGCATCAGCCTCAGCGGCTATAGTGTGTCATTAAATCCAGCTGTGACATTTAAACAGTTATCACGACACACATAATCTATAGTTATCTTGATAAATATTCATGTcgacatttttaaatgttctaaGTTCTACTTTCATCTTAAATTACTCAACGATCAAATaaactaaacaaataaatacaaagtattatgattataatttttgttgttgttattgatGCACACAAGACTTACAAAAAGGTTTCGAGTATATTGTTCCGAACGATAAacagttgtattttttattaaatagcgttaactaaaattaattaatacaaATCAATTTAGGcagtaactaatgttaactaattggATCTTACTGTGAAGTGTTACccaataatttaaaaattattttacctGTAAATACTTTTGTGTTTTGCCTTTTACTTTTGGTGTTTTCTTTTAGAAACCGACCAAATGGTGACTTTTATAGTTTGACACGATACAACCAAAACTGTGTCCTGTGGTATGATAAGTAACTTTTTTAGTAAATAaccaatgttttttatttatttatttattttttatagcaaACAGTAAACAGGTAGTTTCTTTTCTTCAGGGAAATCTGGAATTTGATTTCTTAGAATAGCACGCCACCACAAGACAGAACAACGGGTTCTGCAATTCAGGTCAGATAAACACTAGCTCTTGATTATTGTGTTGACATATTGTCATCTTCATTGTGCATCATCTTTATCAAGTGtgttttgtttgtaatttgtattttcaaacaaacaaaaaaagtttacacTGACAGCTCTATTTTCACTTTTTGCTaagaatactttttgtattttttaatttagaaagTTTTTGCATAAATAATTGGTTGGTCGTTTGCCTTTGGTTGAATGGTTTAGGTAAATATCACAGTGAGTAGAttacatttgtcattttaaactCTTCTTGGAAGACGTCATGAATTAATGCCACTTTGAACTTTGATTTATACTGCGATACGAAGGCTTAAGAATTCATGATGGCTATGCTCCTTTGTAGGTGATGTATGAGTGGCTTAAGGACCAGACAGATTTGTTAAAAAGGAAGCCCTGtgtgattttattaatttagaaAATATGTTTTAGATATACTTGCCAGGTAGGAACGTGTGGTTTTTCACTGGTGAAAGCTGTTGACTGGTCTTGTTTCACTTGCACACTGCAGTCATTCCTGATAATAAATTACTCTGCTTTGTTTTCCTGTGTGAGACCACGACTTTTTTAAATGGGTTGACGTTTTTAGTCCCCATGGATCTTATCTCTTGGTTACAGATCCGAGCAGCAGGTTGTTCTGCTTGCTCTCTAGGCTTTGCTCTCCCTGTAGCTTTGTGGCGCATAGGGCACAAAGTAGGCACATCGATATCCAAAGTGGTTCCGCGAAATATGTGTGGCTTTGCATCAGCAGTCTCATTTAATATCTGTTGAGAGTTAATAGTTAATTTCTGTTTTATACATTGACATTGCAGATGGAGTCAGAATGTTTGCTGGCCCTATTATAACTTTCTAACTTTGGGAAATAGTACAATGTTTTAGGTTCTGAAAAGTTAGGTTTTGAGTTCTTgaagattagattttttttcctgaacTCGCTCACTATTTGGCATCTGTCAGTTGCAGTTTTCATGTAACAAGGGAATTTATCAAACAGGTGCTATTTAAGACTTGTTATCCCCAGCGGAGTTTGGTTTTGTGTACTTGCTGTAAACATGCGGAAGTGTGCGGTGctg
This DNA window, taken from Pseudorasbora parva isolate DD20220531a chromosome 7, ASM2467924v1, whole genome shotgun sequence, encodes the following:
- the psmc4 gene encoding 26S proteasome regulatory subunit 6B, translating into MEDGGVLVEKPQDDVPALLNSRPQTVLSFLAPEPEDLEDLYSRYKKLQQELEFLEVQEEYIKDEQKNLKKEFLHAQEEVKRIQSIPLVIGQFLEAVDQNTAIVGSTTGSNYYVRILSTIDRELLKPNASVALHKHSNALVDVLPPEADSSIMMLTSDQKPDVMYADIGGMDIQKQEVREAVELPLTHFELYKQIGIDPPRGVLMYGPPGCGKTMLAKAVAHHTTAAFIRVVGSEFVQKYLGEGPRMVRDVFRLAKENAPAIIFIDEIDAIATKRFDAQTGADREVQRILLELLNQMDGFDQNVNVKVIMATNRADTLDPALLRPGRLDRKIEFPLPDRRQKRLVFTTITSKMNLSEEVDLEDYVARPDKISGADINSICQEAGMLAVRENRYIVLAKDFEKAYKTVIKKDEQEHEFYK